tatatatatagaaaaagaaaggatgCTAGAATGAACCAACAAAATTTGAATCATACGGATTCTACGTCGCACCTTTGATCTTGTTGTGGAATCTGGCGAATGCGTTTCACTTGCGGTAGCCGAATCCATAATGTGTACTCCCTACAAATAAAACGAAAGGAGTTCAGTTGAAAAAATgggggaaataaaaaaaaataataataaataattaaaataccttGGATCTATCGTCCTCGTGGATTGGAAAACTGAGGCCAAGAACTTCACGTTGAGGGGAGTCATCTGAAAGATCAGCTTGAATATGATCATATTCTGGAAATAAGTCCAGTTCTTTTCCCTTTGGTTCTGGAATATTCAGAACCCTTTCATCTCTAACATTTGACGAGGTTAACCTCTCATCAAAATCAGAATCTTTACCAATAATAgcacttttcttcttcttcttgcggGGATCATCTGTATTAAGTAAATAACCCACTCCATGCTTGAAGCTTGAATGCACGCTATTAGACCACCAACGCGCATAATGTAAAGTCGGTTTGCCAATCCGGTCTTTCTTTGGTATAAAATAGTTAGTGGAAGTGCCATATCGAAGAAAATGATTCCAACACCGAGCAAGTGTCCCAAGATGACTCGCTAACTTAGGAACATTGATACTTTCAGGAAAAGACTGATCGAAGCCAAATTGTCGAGCAAAACGGTGAGGATTATACGGCTGTGTGTGCAATTTGTTCCCCAAACGAAGTGGAAGCACGCTCTGTCTGATAGAAATTATATACTCATAGACCTCTCTCGGATACTTACACTCTCCTGGAGCCAATTTTGCATCATAAAGCCAACCATCGTTaacaaaagaataagaatatggTAAGGGACGCCACACAAAATGAGCACTCGATCTGAGATGAATCCGTGCCCGCTTAGCATTAAAAGGAGAAGCCGCCGCATccataaaaaatatcatttgaGGAGGGCTTCGTAAGCTAGCAATGTTCTTGATATTATCACTGATTACTTTTCTAGAATAAGTCTGTTCAAAATGAAGACCGATCCACTCATATAGAAAATTAACAGGAAATTGAGGCCCAGGATGCGCAGGACCTTCGGAATGATCACTCATAAAAGACAAACCAGCATGGATAGCACAAAGAATGGCAGGGGCTAAGGAAACCTTTTCACCTAATGCCAGCTTAGAAGCCATAATAAATGTCTCCGGCTTGATGAAATGATCTAACCCAGAAGGCATTACAAAGTTGCATAACCATAAGGAAATGTAGGCCGCTCGAGTCGTATCTTCCGTATATGAGGGAGCGAGTTCTCTATTGCTTATATTCCGAGACTTAGATCGATTCAACTTCTTACAGCTCGTGTAAAAGAAATTTACCCATAAATCATACCGCACACGCTTATTAGAAGATCGAGCCATAAGCCACTGATAAACATCAAAAAGCTCCCTAACACAATTGGGATAATTGTTCTTATTATAAAGTTCATAATTTGGAGGTATATATTCATCATACATATCGCCGATAatcggaagcccactaagttctttAATTTCCCATAAAGAAATCCCAACCTCACCATATGGAAGATGAAAAGTATTTGTCTCCGAACACCATAGCTCCACCAATGCCTTAATGATATTGATGTTTTTACTGTACTTCCCCCGTGAAGCTACGATACCCCCCAAAATGCCAGCACGACGTAACTGAGTAGTATAATGAGAGATAGTATAATTTCCCCATTCAATCAAACCTTCTACCTCAATGCTATCTCCAAAAACTCTATTCATTCCACACCATCCAGGGTGATCATTAAGTATTTTATACCCTAGAGATTGTAACGTGTCTCTTTCTTTCGGAGGACCTAATGGAGGCAATAATATAACATCGCCGTCACCATCAGGAGCATAATAGTCAACCCCAAAATGACCCAACAACTGTTTCTGTTTAAATATCGCCCATTCTTTTAACATAGGCGTCTCATAAGGAATTGCGGGTTCGGCGGAACGTCCAAATATCGGAGGTGAACGCATTAAAGAGAGTCCTCTAAATACGCCTAAAGTTTTTTCATCGGGATGAATCAATGGCTCGCTCGTTTTTCCCATGATCTAGAAAAAGGATTACAATATGGAACGTATGAGTAAAATCTACGATCTAAGATAAGATGTTTTGAATTTAGATATGTCATGATCAAACTATTCACGGGTCGAATACATCTCGTACAGATTCCAAACATGCATACAgacacgtatatatatataacatcaatAGAAATCAATCagtactataaaaaataataataataataatacctcGGATCTTTGATGATCAAAACCTTGACGGCGATATGAAGGTCGGAATCGTGAAAGGAGATCGGCACCTTTTTCCACCTTGTTTAATTCACAAGCTTGAAAAGGTGGGGGGCAtttgttgaagcataaaaaaaaaaaaaaaaagagagaggaataaaagagggaaaagaaaaaaaaagaggggagagaaagaaataaaaaatagagatggtttatgagattatccatgcaccaggtgcatggataaaatttaaattttgaaaatatctcatgcaCCGGGAGCATAAATTACGAAAAGTGGGACGTTCTTGTAGATACGAACGGGTAttaaaaatagcatattagcCCTTTCCCTTTCACGTATTTACAAAATGCTCCgctttaatcatataatattttattatattgactAAGGTGTAATATGAGCAAAGGGAAAGGACCAATTCGCAATATTCCCACAATCCCATCGTAACCATCCATTATCTCATAATCCCATCATAACCATCCAAAATCTCTCCCACAATCCCATGATACTATCGTAACAACCTATACCCACGATCCCATCATCCCACGATCCTCAACCATCCACGATCCCATAACCTCCACACCCATACGCACGTTTTCCTCAAATCCTGTTACAACCACCTCAATCCCACAATCATACGCACGTTTCCCTCAAATCCGTTGCAACCACCCCATAAATACCTCTCGAAAAAATTCAAAGAGGAGAGCTTTTTGAATCTTCGAAatctaatcaaaaaaaaaatatccacCCCATTCCGTcgatcgcaaaaaaaaaaaagggtaaaaaaaatatattatctcttTCTCccgttcaaaaaaaaataaaagctctttctatctctctcgctaaaaaaaaatagagaaaacaaagctctctctctcggctaaaaaaaaaaaaaaaacaacaaaaaaagaaaaaaagaaaaagaagggccCTCTGTATCTCCACCCTCATCAAGCCCCTCATTCCTTTCCATCTCCGCCGCGGCGCCGCCCAATTCccccagcgccgccgccgcggcaaCGACAGACGCCGATCCCGTGGCAGGGCGCGCACTCCGCGGCTCCTTCCCTTCCGAGCCCCGCAAGGGCGCGGACATCCTCGTGGAGGCGCTGGAGCGCGCGGGGGTCTCCGACGTGTTCGCGTACCCCGGCGGCGCCTCCATGGAGATCCACCAGGCGCTGATCCGCTCCCCCCTCGATCTCGAaccaccacctccaccatgAGCAGGGCGAGGCCTCCACCGGCCGATCCGGCGTGTGCATCGCTACCTCCAGCCTCGGCGCCACCAATCTCATCTCCGCTCTCGCCGACTACGCTGTTTTCGACACCTCCCCCAGGGAAAAAGGGCCGCGGCGCGCTCCTCGTGCTGGCCACCCGCTTCTCGCTGACCTCAACTACGCCCGTCACTTTCTCTCATGCTGCAACCGCATGCTCGGCCTCGCCCATCAGTCCAACCGCGGGCACCTCGGCGTCAAGTACTACGGCCGCACCGTCACCGTCACGATCCTCCCCGTCGGCGTCGACATGGCCCAGCTCCGCTCCGTGGTCGCCGCGCCCGAGGCCCTCGCCACGCTCCGCGACCTCTCCCTCGCCTTCAAGGACCGCATCGTCCTCCTCGGGGTCGACGACATCGACCTCTTCAAGGGCATCGGCCTCAAGTTCCTCGCCATGGAGCGGCTCCTCGAGAAGCGCCCTGAGCTCCGTGGCCGCGCCGTGCTCGTCCAGATCGTCAACCCGGCGCGCAGCCACGGCCGCGACGTCGAGGAGGTGGCCGACGAGGCCGTTCCATCACCCGCCGTCCACCTGGGGGCTGCTCGACCCCCTCTGCGTCGCCCGCCTCGCCGACTACGTCGTCTACGACGCCTCCCGCGACTACCGCCGCCTCGTCGCCGAGTTCGCACGCGCCAGCCTCTTCGAGAAGAAGGGCCGCGGCACGCTCCTCGCGTGGCCGCGGCGCGCTCCTCGTGCTGGCCGCCACGCTCCTCATGCTCGCCGATGTCGTCTACGGCGTCGTCGCTTCCTCCAGCCCCGCCGTCGACCTGCTCTCGGCGGCCCTCATGGGCGCTCTTTGGATGCAGTTCGGCTTCCTCGACCCAGACGTCCAGCACATGCCGCTGTTCACCGTGTCCGCCAGGCCCTTCGCGTCGTTGCTGTCGGCCTTCTACTAGACGCCCACGACACCGGCCTCTTCTCCGACATGGCCAGACTTGTCACCGCTCACCAGGTGTTCGCTCTGTGTCCACAACGAACATCGGTTCTTTAAAAAGAGGTTTATATTAGTCTACTCCCCCTCCGGCAGCAGCCGTTGTATCTCGCTCGCCACCAGCGGACCCTTGATCCCCCACGACGAAGACGATAGTATGTTGCAGCTGCAAGCTGCGGGCGAGGTGCGGCGGCTACACCGTGCGAGCCGCGGCGTCGGTCTAGGCTGCGGCGCTCAAGGCGGAGCACGTGCAGGCGGTGGCGGCCCCAGCCGTCAAGAAGGTGCTGCAGAACGTCATGCAGTCGTGCCGCGACAGGTATGGATCGGCAGCGGACGCGCTGAAGAATGCGTTGACGATTGATGCACGGCGACGGGCGGCTTACGGACGTCAACAGCGAGCTCTCGGCCGTTGGCACGGTCGTTGACACCTACCAGGACTCGTTTGACGAGTTCCCGGACATCTACGGTTCGTTCCTCGCAAACATGCAGACCAATCTCAGCAGGCTCGTCCGTCAGCAACAGCATCAGCCTCGCCGCCT
This portion of the Ananas comosus cultivar F153 unplaced genomic scaffold, ASM154086v1, whole genome shotgun sequence genome encodes:
- the LOC109704984 gene encoding uncharacterized protein LOC109704984, whose protein sequence is MLKEWAIFKQKQLLGHFGVDYYAPDGDGDVILLPPLGPPKERDTLQSLGYKILNDHPGWCGMNRVFGDSIEVEGLIEWGNYTISHYTTQLRRAGILGGIVASRGKYSKNINIIKALVELWCSETNTFHLPYGEVGISLWEIKELSGLPIIGDMYDEYIPPNYELYNKNNYPNCVRELFDVYQWLMARSSNKRVRYDLWVNFFYTSCKKLNRSKSRNISNRELAPSYTEDTTRAAYISLWLCNFVMPSGLDHFIKPETFIMASKLALGEKVSLAPAILCAIHAGLSFMSDHSEGPAHPGPQFPVNFLYEWIGLHFEQTYSRKVISDNIKNIASLRSPPQMIFFMDAAASPFNAKRARIHLRSSAHFVWRPLPYSYSFVNDGWLYDAKLAPGECKYPREVYEYIISIRQSVLPLRLGNKLHTQPYNPHRFARQFGFDQSFPESINVPKLASHLGTLARCWNHFLRYGTSTNYFIPKKDRIGKPTLHYARWWSNSVHSSFKHGVGYLLNTDDPRKKKKKSAIIGKDSDFDERLTSSNVRDERVLNIPEPKGKELDLFPEYDHIQADLSDDSPQREVLGLSFPIHEDDRSKVF